TGAAGGTTAAAGTACTGTCAACCCAGCGAACACCGGACGATCCCATTGTACTGAAGGTGGGTGTTCCTTCCTTTCTAATGGAGATGTTAAAAAGCAGGATAAAGCGGGAAGGAGTGGAACTTCACGGAAACGAAATACACCTTTACCCAAGAAAGATCTCCAGGGTATTCGAGGATCTCATAGTCCCAAATGTGGAACTCAAAGAGGACAGAATCATACTCCATGTGGAGGAGGCATGAATTCACTTTTCTGCGAGATCTGAAGTGGCCTTGCAATTTCTGAGGATGAAATATCTGGAAGCCTCTATCTGCTGTATGGCCTTCACGTATCCGTCCAGAAATTCCACGTAGTTTCTGTTTTCACCGTTTTCAATGGCAAGACTCTCGTCCAGCCTACCGTCCCAAGAGATTATGAAGATTCGATCGTCGTCTATGAACGAACCGTCTGGAACGTGGTATCTCAGTGCAACAAAGCCACGGGATGTGTTCAAAAGATCGTGTCCCATGAAAAATCCCTTCCTATACTCTATACCCATAACGTTGAGGATCGTTGGTAGAAAATCGATCTGTCCACCTGTGGTCTTCACAATGCGGTGCACACCACTTCCTGGTACATGAATCGCGAAGGGAACGTTGAGAGCCTTCTCAAAGGTGTACTCTCCCCCCAGGATCTTTGGCATGTTGACTCTGACTTCTCTGTTGAACGGGTACAGACCTGCATGATCACCGTAGAGAACGATCACCGAGTTGTCGTAGAGTCCTGTGCGCTTGAGTTCCTCAAGGAAAACTCCAAAGGCCTCATCCGCGTAGTGTATGGCCTGAAGATAGTGTCCAACTACGGTGTCACTTATCTTTTCCGGAAGGTTCAGTTTCCTGTGCTCTTCAGGAATGACAAAAGGAGTGTGGCTCGATATGGTGATCAGAAAAGCGTAGAAGGGTTTTGGTGAGTTTTTTAGTTTTTGAACGGCCTGTTTGAAGAAAGAAACGTCTGCAAGCCCCATTCCAAAGATTTCGTCCTGTTTGAAATCCTCAAGACTCGCAAACTCATCAAATCCTATATGCCTGTAAACCTCTTCTCTGTTCCAAAACCAGGCAACGTTTCCATGGAACACGATCGTGTAGTAGCCGTTCGACTTCATTATTTTTGGAAGTGTTGGAAGCCCAATCACAGGGTACTCTTCGTAGACCACGGCATCTCCCAGGGTGTGAAGAGAGGTGTTCACGACAAATTCAGCGTCCGCCGTGTTTCCACTTCCCACCTGTTGATAACACCTTGAAAAGTAAATCGTGTCTCTATCTTCCAGAAAGGCGTTTATGTTCGGCGTGATCTCCTGCCCGTTCACCGTGAGTCCAACAACGAAGTTCTGGAGTGACTCCATCTGAACAACTATCACGTTCTTTCCTTTTCCAATCCCGAAGAATTCCTTCTGTAAGTTGTTTTCTTTTACCTCCATTCTAGGAACTTCTTCGGCTTTGTTTTCTCTTTTCTCTTCAGGAGAAAAAAGGTCAATTATATCCTGAAGGTGATAGGAAAACATACCGTATCTGTTAAAGACGAACTTCGGTTCCAGACGCTGAGATGTATGAATGGCCGCTATGAAAGTGAAGGAAGTCAGTATCAGGCTCAGCGTGAGAAAACTGCCAGATTTTCCTCTCTCCTTAAAGAGAAACCACACGAAAGGAAGATCCGCCACAAAGAAAAGGGAATAAACGTCGATGAAATATTTTATGTCCCCTCCAAGGTCACCCACCTGGGGAATCAGGGTTATTTCCCTTATGGAAGGAAGGTTTCCAAAATTCTGGAAATACAGATAATCAACGAAAAGCAAAAGGGAGAGCACAATGTAGAGGAATCTGTGCCCTCCCTTGAAGATCAGAAACAGTATCAAAAGCCAGCCGGCCGTACTGAAAACAATCGAAACGCTGAAAGAGTTCAGAGTGACCGCATAGAACAGAACCAGTTTAACGGCAAAAAGAACCATCAAAAAGTAACTGTTCATCGTTTATTCACCCGTTGCTGTAGATGGTGTTGATTCTTCTGTTTCCAGTTCCTTCAAAAGCGATTCCACCTGGTTGTAGGCAGACTCATAATCTATGAAACTTGGATCCAGGTTTTTCATCTCATCGAGGTAGAACTTTGCAGATGTTGGGTCCTTCAGTGCAAGACTCATATCGTAGAGCATGTAGTAAGAATCGAGTCTCATATCCGTAGAAGCATCTGTGGCGTTGGCCACGGTATAGAGTCCAAGCATAGTTCTGAGAACCTGATTTGGATCGTAACTTCCCATCGACAAATAGGGCTTGATTTGATTGTACAGGTTGGAATAGTAGTTATATCTTATGTTGATGTCGTTTGGATTCATCTGGTATGCGTACTCGAGAACGTACGTGGAGGACGGGTAGTTGGAATAGAGGTAGTTTACAACGGTTCTTTTTCGGTTCTCCACTGTATTTTTCTCGTTTTCTAGTTCCTGCTTCTTTCTGGCGACTTCCTCGAGTGAAAGTTCTCCGTACTTTTTCACAAGATCCTCATCGGGTTTTTGAGAGTTCTTGAGGGCTTCTTCGTACTGCGTCATTTCGGCTATCCGTTGAGTGAGATCTTGTATCTTCGTGTCGGAGAGGAGGACAAAGAGTGATTTCAACTCATCAGATGCTTCTTCAACCAGCCTATCTTCCTGAAAGAGAAGATCCGATAGTTTTTCGTAAAGCCCTTCTTCGTTTTTCAGGTATCTCCACCAGTACTCGAGCACCTGGACGTTGAACGCGTAGGACACATTCTCTTCTTTCATGAATTCTTCCAGCCACTTCTGGAATTTTTCCTGCTCCAGTTTCGTCTTCACTTCACTGTACGCATCGCTGTTTTCGAAGGCGTTGAAATCTGTGAGGACCGAAGAGGTTTTCACCCTGAACACGTACCACTGATCGAGGAAATAAAACGGTCCTACGATCGAACCCGGCGTGGCACTGAACAGAGCCGTGTCTATCTCTTCCGGGAAGATCCCCCTTGTGGCGTTTGAAAATGGCTGTACTGTGAGTCCCATGCTGGAAGCAGCCTCATCGAAATCCATTTCATTGGCTTTTGTCAGAAACTCTTGAACTGTTGAGCTGCTGTCGAACGATATGGCCTCCAAATCCACCCTGTCGTACTGGTTTTGAAGCTCCTCCTTGTTTTCCTCAAAGTACTGTTTTATCTCATCCTCACTGACAGCACCCACCGCTTCCTGGACCTTCTTCACCGTGAGTTGAACACGTATCTGCGGCTCAAGATAATCCTTCTCGTAGACTGAAAGGCTTCCATATCTTCTCTTTATTTGATCAAGCTGATTCTGATCGTTCTTTATCGTGTTAATAATACTCTTCACTTCCTGTTCTACTTCCTTTTTGGAGGGTTTTATGTTGTTTTTCTCCGCGTAATAGAGGATCACCTTTTGCTGGAGGAACACATCTGCTATCAATGCCTTGAGCCTGGGTTCCTCAAACAGGGGATCTAAAGAGTTGATCCTGTAGGAACTGAGCAGATTTGAATAATAGTCGTTCACTTCCCAGGGCATGAGCCAGTAAGTAGGATCGGTGAGCGCTGTACCATCTTTTGTGATGTAGGCAAGGCTCTGGTCCAGGGTATAGTTCACATTCCTTGGGGTGCCTCTCAGGTTTATCGACACAGACCACCAGATCATACCCGCAACGAAAGCGATGGCAATCACCCAGATGATGACTCCCTGCCATTTTTTCATCCACCTTCTCATTCCATGACCCCTCCTTCGAATTCCGCCTCTTCTTCCTCGAATTTCTTCGGTTTCACAAGTGGGAAGGGAATGACATCCCTTATTGTGGGAGAATCCGTGATGAACATGAAGAGTCTGTCAAGGCCGATGCCAAGGCCACCGGTGGGAGGCATGCCGTACTCGAGTGCCCTTACAAAATCCAGGTCCATCATGTGGGCTTCCTCGTCGCCTTCTTCTCTCATCCTCATCTGTTCTAAAAATCTCTGATACTGATCGATGGGATCGTTCAATTCGCTGAAAGCATTTGCAATCTCCCTTCCAAATATGATGAGTTCGAACCTTTCAGTGAGGCGAGGATCTTTCCGATGTCTCTTCGCAAGTGGAGAGATGTCAACGGGATGATCGATGATGAACGTGGGATTCACCAGTTCTTCCTCGACGATGTCTCTGAGTTTGTCTATGAGGTGTGCTCTGTTCTTTATCTCCACCTCAACACCGTGTTCTTCGAGTTTTTTCAGAAGAACTTCATCGCTGTCTTCGAGGATGTCAACTCCGAGTTTTTCTTTGAGAAAGTCCCTCATTCTCACCCTTTTCCAGGGAGGGGTGAAGTCTATTTCTTTACCCTGGTATGTGATCTTCAGAGTTCCACAGGTTCTTTTCACCACTTCCACTATCAGTTCTTCGGTGAGATTCATCATATCGTTGTAGTCTGCATACGCCTGGTATATTTCGATGCTTGTGAACTCAGGACTGTGCTTGTACGAAATTCCTTCGTTTCTGAAGTTTTTGCCTATTTCGTATATTTTTTCAAAACCACCGACGATCAGTCTCTTCAGATAGAGTTCCGGGGCTATTCTCAGGTACATGTCGACGTCGAAGACGTTCAGGTGCGTGACGAACGGTCTTGCCTCCGCACCGCCAGTGACGTAATGCAATATCGGTGTTTCAACCTCCACGAATCCTCTGCTGTTCAGGAACTCCCTGATCACTTTCATTGCTTCGAATCTTTTCTTGAACCTCTCGATTGCTTCATCACTCATGATCAGTTCCAGATACCTCTGTCTGTAGATGATCTCTTTGTCTTTGATACCGTGCCACTTCTCCGGAAGAGGTCTCAAGGCTTTGCTCAGGAGCGTGAAATCTTCCACGTAGATCGTGAGTTCTCCCGTTTTACTCTTGAACGGAAAGCCTCTTATTCCGACGAAGTCTCCTATCTTCACGTGCTTTTTGAAAAGCCCCATCCTGTCCTTCCCAACGGCATCTGCCCTTATGTAGGCCTGTATCCTTCCCGTGTCGTCCTTCAGATGGAAGAAGGCCGTTTTTCCATGATGGCGTATGGACATCACCCTGCCAGCAAAACTCAGTTTTTCGCTCTCCTGCACCTCTCCAGCCTGAAGGTGGTCGTATTTTTCTTTTATCTCTGAGGCCGTCATTTCCTTTTCAAAGCGATAGGGATAGGGTTCTATGTTCATGGAACGAAGTTCCTGGATTTCCTTGATGCGTTGTTCTTTGAACTCTTTGAGCACAAAACCACCTCCATTACCTGTTCGTTACCTCTACCACCTGATACCTCTGAACTCCACCCGGAGCCTTTACCTTAACGATGTCTCCCACCTTTCTTCCAAGAAGACTCTTTCCAAGCGGAGAGTCTGCGCTCAGCTTCTGGGCAAAGAAATCAGCCTCCTGTGGGGTGACGATCCTGAACTTGTGCTCTTCCCCCGTGTCGAGGTTTCTTATGGTAACCCACTTTCCGAGGGTCACCTCGTCTCCTTCCTCCGAATCTTCTATGATTTCAGCGTTACTCAAGATTTGCTCGATTTCCATGATCCTGCTTCCCACGCGGCCTTGCTCGTTTTTCGCTGCTTCGTACTCGGAGTTTTCAGAAAGGTCTCCCAGTTCTCTGGCTTCCTTTATTCTTTCGGAGATCTCGTACATGAATTTTCTTTTCAATTCCTCCAGTTCCTGTTTCAGCTTTTCGTACCCTTCACGGGTGAGACGCACCTTTTTCATTTCCCTTCGCCCTCCTTTTCCCTTTTGAGTTCCTTCACGATCTCCAGAAATTGATCAACTTCCCGGAAATCACGATAAACGGATGCAAATCTCACATACGCAACCTGGTCGAGTTTTTTCAACTCTTCCATGACGAGTTCTCCTATTTTTTTCGTCTCCACTTCGAAGAGGCCTTCTTCCCGAAGTTTCAGACAGATTCTGTTCACCGCTTCCTCTATCTGGTCGTAGGTGACAGGTCTTTTCTCACAGGCTTTTATCATACCATTTTTTATCTTGTTCCTATCGAATTTTTCTCTTCTGCCGTCCTTTTTTATGACGAGAACGGGGGCCTCTTCGTACCTTTCGTACGTGGTGAATCTTCTGCCACATGAGACGCACTCTCTTCTTCTCCTGATGGCGGCACCATCTAGAGTCGGCCTTGAGTCCAAAACTCTTGTGTCCATGGAACCACAAAACGGGCACCTCATTTTACATCACCGAACCTTTCGGCTATTTTAATGATCCTTTTCAACTTGGAGTACAGTTGAGACTTTGTAAGGTTCAACCTCTTTCCAAGTTCTCTCAAAGACAATTCCTTGTTCATCAAACGGGCAAGAGCCACTTTTCTCAGATCTTCCGGCAATTTATCCAGTCCCATCCTCCTCTGTATGAGTTCTATCGCCTTCACCTGTCTTGCCGTGCTTTCGGCGGTTCTGACAGCGTTTGCCTCTATGAAGTTCACCGTTCTGTTCACATCGCTTATCACCCTTCGTTCCGTCACTATCCGTTCTATCTCTCTCAGTTTCTCCTGAACACCGATGGCCTCGAGAAATGTCATAATGTCTCTTATAGATTTTATATAAAGCTTTCTCGTGTTTGGAAGATCCACTACACCGGAGTTTACGTTAAAAAAGAATTTCAAGGCTTTTTTTGTGAATACAAGAACGTCTTCTTCGAACAGGTTGATTTCCAGATGATAATGGTGTTTTGGATCCGTCATGGAACCTCCTCCAAGGAAGAGGCCCCTCAGAAATGACACAAAAAGAGCAACATCAGAAAAAGGATCGATCTGCATGAAACTTTCCGAATATTCGGTCATGATTTTTATAAATCTCTTCCTTATGTTGTAGGATTTCTCCACGACTATCTCCACAACGGGAACGGATATGTACTTCATTAAGTTCAAAAGCCGCCTCGAGGCGGCAAAGGAATGGAGCGAAAAGACGAGTTGCCTTTTTTTGACGTCGAAATCTCCCCTCGCCTTTATAAAGCCAAGAAGTTCTGATCTGGCCTCATCACGACTTCCAAAAGGTATTTTGACGAGTTCTTCCTTTATCTCTTCTGAAAAAGTGCGCCTCAGAAGGATCACCACCTCGAGATCCTCTCTATAACACCGGCAAGTCTCAGGAAATCATGGCGTACCTTTTTCTTTCCGTCCAGTGGATCTACGATCTCTGTCAGGAGGGGTTCTGCGATGACTGTGTTCTGCGTGTTTTCCACATCTATCTCTACAAAATCACTCCCTTCCTTTCTGTACCTTTCGAGAACTTCTGGAGATGGCCTTTTTGTGTTCACCACCACAAAATCCAACTTCTCTTCGAGATATCTTTCGAGTTCTCTTACGTGATCGGAAACCCTGTAGCCTGTTGTCTCACCAGGTTGTGTCATGAGGTTGCATATATAAACCTTCCTGGCCTTTGATCTCTTTATCGCTTCTTTCACACCTTTCACCAGTACGTTAGTTATGATGCTCGTGTAGAGACTTCCTGGTCCGAACACGATCATTTCCGCTTCAAGTATCGCTTCTGTCACTCCAGGTAGAGCTTCTATAGGTCTGTCAAGCCATACTTTCGCTATCTTTCCGTTCTTTTTGACTATGTTCGTTTCACCTGTTATTTCTTCTCCGTCTTCGAACCTTGCCACAAGTCTTGCGTGATCTTCACTCACGGGAAGCACTCTTCCTCTTATGGCCAGCACCTTCTCCAGGGTTCTTATGGCCTCAGAGAAGCTTCCTTCAATCTTGGTGAGTGCTGCTATGATGAGGTTTCCAAGACTGTGCCCTTTCAAAGATCCTTCCATGAAACGATAATTCATGAGTTTTGCCAGAAGGTCCTCATCTTCAGCGAGTGCAACGATGTTATTTCTGACGTCACCTGGTGGAGGTACGTTCAGTTCTTTCCTGAGTTTTCCAGAGCTTCCCCCCTCGTCCGTTACAGAAACGACAGCGGTTATTTCGAAGGATGAAAGGTGTTTTAAGCCCTTCAGCAGGGTGGAAAGTCCCGTACCTCCCCCTATCGCGACCACCTTCATCTTCACACCTTCTCCAGATCTCTATGTTTCTCAACAACCGAAAATCCTTCTTTTTTCAACATTTCAGCGATTCTGTGGGCAATGTAGACGGATCTGTGCCGCCCACCGGTACACCCAACACCCACCGTCACGATCCTTCTGCCAGATCTTTGATATTCTTTCACTGCTATATTTACCGTCTCAAAGATCTTATTTACGAATTCGTCCACAAGGGAGTATTTTTTGAAATACTCCTCTACTTCCCTGTCAAGGCCTGTCTTTTGGGAAAGCTCTGGCACGTAGTGAGGATTGGGAAGAAATCGCACATCGAATATGAAATCTGCGTCCATTGGTATCCCATGCTTGAATCCAAAACTCAATATTCTGACGGAGATTCCACCGGATTGGTTCATGAGTGACTGTCCCAGGATTTCCCTCAACTGGTGGGAAGTCATCTTCGTTGTGTCTATAACAAAGTCGGCTATTTCTTTAATTGGCAGCAGAATCTGTCTCTCTTTTTCAATAGCCTCTTCGAGCCCGACATCGTTTCTCTGAAGAGGGTGTTTTCTTCGGGTTAGTGCGTATCTTCTCAGAATCTCTTCTTTTGAAGCCTCAAGGAAAACGATCAAAGCGTTTGTTCTTTTCTTTATCTTCTCTATCGCTTCAACAGGATCACTGAAATGTTCACTCCGTGCGTCCACTGCTATCGCCATCTTTTCAAGATCTGAACTCAAGAAGAGCTTCAGGAGTTCTTCCAATATGATTCCCGGCACGTTGTCCACACAGAAATATCCGAGATCTTCAAGAAAACCCATAGCGGTCGTTTTTCCTGCACCGGATAGACCTGTTACCACCACTACTCGCTTCAAGGTGCATCTTCACCGTCCTTTAAAACGTAAGAGATCTTCTTTTTGAGTTCCCTGATCTTTTCTGCCATCTTCATGTTCTCCAGAACAGAGTTTGCCAGCATAACAAAGAGGATGTGATCTATCCCCACTTCATCCACATATTCTTCGTATCGTTTGAAATCCTTCTCTATCCTTTCTATGGTTCTTCTCACTATCTCCGTATCTTCGTCTGTGATCAGGTTGTACACTCGCTTTCCAAGTCTAACGCTCACTTTCTTCTTCATCCTGTATCATCTCCTGATTGGCCGTGAAGGAGAGGAATCTTTGAATCTTTTCCACTAAAGTGTTTAGAGAACGCTTGTGGTTTTCCAATGTCTTTTCCAGTTGTTCCTTTTCTTTTTCAAGGACGAGAATTTTCTCGTTGAGTTGTTTTACTTTGCTCCACAGTTCTCTGTTCTCTTCCTCGAGCTTTCTGTAGTTCTCTATCATTGTGTCGAGCATCTTTTCCAGATCCTCGATCTCTTTCATCACATTCCCCCCTTCGTGACTATATTAACACATCCCGAACCGTTTTTGGGTTCAGTTCCTCAGGCACTTCGACGCCTCGGAGCAGAAACCTTGCCCCCGTTTCCGTGTAGATCATCTCCACAAGATCCAGTTTTTTCGTCTCGATGATCCTGAACACACTGTTCAGTTCGGAAAAAGTGGCTTCAACCTCAAACTCCTTCATGAGACTGAGTGATCGCAATTTTGCCTCCGCCACCGCAAGTTCTGCGGCTGCTGAATATGCCTCTATTAGTCCTCTGACACCCAGTTTTACTCCTCCAAAGTACCTTGTGACCACGATGGCAGTGTTCATCAGGTTGTGCTTTTTCAGAACACCAAGGATCGGTCTTCCAGCCGTCCCGCCAGGCTCTCCATCGTCCGAGCAGTGTTCGAGTATTCCCTCTGTTGAAAAAATCCTGTACGCCCAGCAGTTGTGTGTAGCGTCTCTTTTCGATATTTCCTTCAGTTTTTTGCGGAAATCTTTCTCATCTTTCACAGGAAATACTGTTGCGTAGAACTCCGATCTTTTCACGTTGATTCTTTCGCTGTGTGGACTCACAACCGTTTTCCACTCCACCAGATCTCTACCTCCGTTTCCAGATCAACTCCGTATCTTTCCTTCACCTTTTTTCTCACAAAATCTATGAGTTGGATCACATCCTTGAAGGTTGCGCCTCCAACGTTCACGATGAAACCAGCATGCTTTTTCGATATCTGTGCTCCTCCGATCGTGTAACCTTTCAATCCCAGAGATTCTATTGCCTTTCCCACGTAAAAATCGTTTCTGGGACGCTTGAACACACTGCCGGCACTCGGCAAATCGATTGGCTGCTTTTCCAGACGTTTTTCCAGAAAATCGTCCATCCTTTTTTTTATGAGGTCTTTTTTTCCTCTTCTAAAGAGCATCTCGACGCGTGTTATGATCATCTTTTCTCTCTTGAAAATGCTGTCTCTGTATCCAAAGGACAGTTCACTTTTCGAGATCCAGTACCTTTTCCCTTCTTTCAGAACTTCGACTGCCTCAACAAACTCTCCGATCTCTTTCCCATAGGCTCCTGCGTTCATGTACACAGCTCCACCAACACTTCCAGGAATTCCGTACGCGAACTCGAGCCCTTCGAGTTCTGCCTCCATCAGAATCAGACAGAGTCTCTTCAACGGCGTTCCACTTTCGACGACAACTCTTTCTCCCTCGATCTCTACTTGATTGAGTCTCTCTGTCTTCAAGACGGCAATTTCAAGATCTTCATCCTGAACCAGAAGGTTCGTTCCAAGTCCCATAATTTGAAATGGAATAGTTTTACTCAAAAGTTCAACTGCTTTTTCGAGGGATACAACATCGTTCGGAAGAACAAGATACCTGACCTTTCCACCTATTTTCATGCTGGTATGACAGGATAGTTTTTCAAACATCCTGACATCGCATCCTGCTTTGTAGAGATCAGAGAACATTTTGTCCAATTTACATTCCCTCCTTATAGTATAATTTCAAACTGGGAGGTGTTGACTTGAAAAACTTACTCGATCTTTCCTACGATGAACTGGTCAGCGAAATCACTGGTCTTGGACTTGAGCGCTACAGAGCGGATCAAATTCTGGACTGGGTGTTCGACAAAAAGGTGAATAACTTCGACGAAATGACGAATCTTTCAAAGAAACACCGTGCTCTGTTGAAAGAGCACTTCACCATTCCTTTTTTGAAGCTCCTGGAAAAGAGGGTTTCCAAGATAGATGGTACCACCAAATTCCTGTGGGAACTCGAGGATGGTAACACGATAGAGTCCGTGATGATCTTCCATCCAGGCAGAATAACAGCGTGTATCTCCACACAGGTTGGTTGTCCTGTCAGGTGCACGTTCTGTGCCACGGGAATGAGCGGATTCGTGCGAAATCTCACCACAGGAGAGATCGTTTCACAGATTCTCTCCATGGAGAAAGAAGAGGAAAAGAAGATAGGAAACGTTGTTTACATGGGAATGGGAGAGCCGCTGCTCAACTACGAGAACACGATAAAAAGCATAAGAATCCTCAACCACAAAAAGATGGGAAACATAGGAATCAGAAGGATCACGATTTCGACTGTGGGGATACCGGATAAGATCATCCAGCTGGCCGACGAAGGACTCGATATAAAACTCGCACTTTCTCTTCACGCTCCCACAAACTTCAAGAGAGATCAGCTCGTTCCACTGAACAGGAAGTATTCTGTGGAGGAGATTTTGAACGCTATCAAGATGTACCAGATGAAGACGGGAAAGCGAGTGACAATAGAGTACGTTTTGATAAGAGGCGTGAATGATGAGATAAGCGATGCAAAAAAACTTGCCGAAATACTCAAAGGACTGAAGGTGTTCGTTAACCTGATCCCTGTGAACCCGACCGTGGCTGGCCTTTCGAGACCTTCCAGACAGCGCATATTGGCCTTCA
This DNA window, taken from Thermotoga sp. SG1, encodes the following:
- a CDS encoding YigZ family protein, with amino-acid sequence MEWKTVVSPHSERINVKRSEFYATVFPVKDEKDFRKKLKEISKRDATHNCWAYRIFSTEGILEHCSDDGEPGGTAGRPILGVLKKHNLMNTAIVVTRYFGGVKLGVRGLIEAYSAAAELAVAEAKLRSLSLMKEFEVEATFSELNSVFRIIETKKLDLVEMIYTETGARFLLRGVEVPEELNPKTVRDVLI
- the greA gene encoding transcription elongation factor GreA, which encodes MKKVRLTREGYEKLKQELEELKRKFMYEISERIKEARELGDLSENSEYEAAKNEQGRVGSRIMEIEQILSNAEIIEDSEEGDEVTLGKWVTIRNLDTGEEHKFRIVTPQEADFFAQKLSADSPLGKSLLGRKVGDIVKVKAPGGVQRYQVVEVTNR
- the rapZ gene encoding RNase adapter RapZ, whose amino-acid sequence is MKRVVVVTGLSGAGKTTAMGFLEDLGYFCVDNVPGIILEELLKLFLSSDLEKMAIAVDARSEHFSDPVEAIEKIKKRTNALIVFLEASKEEILRRYALTRRKHPLQRNDVGLEEAIEKERQILLPIKEIADFVIDTTKMTSHQLREILGQSLMNQSGGISVRILSFGFKHGIPMDADFIFDVRFLPNPHYVPELSQKTGLDREVEEYFKKYSLVDEFVNKIFETVNIAVKEYQRSGRRIVTVGVGCTGGRHRSVYIAHRIAEMLKKEGFSVVEKHRDLEKV
- the murB gene encoding UDP-N-acetylmuramate dehydrogenase — translated: MDKMFSDLYKAGCDVRMFEKLSCHTSMKIGGKVRYLVLPNDVVSLEKAVELLSKTIPFQIMGLGTNLLVQDEDLEIAVLKTERLNQVEIEGERVVVESGTPLKRLCLILMEAELEGLEFAYGIPGSVGGAVYMNAGAYGKEIGEFVEAVEVLKEGKRYWISKSELSFGYRDSIFKREKMIITRVEMLFRRGKKDLIKKRMDDFLEKRLEKQPIDLPSAGSVFKRPRNDFYVGKAIESLGLKGYTIGGAQISKKHAGFIVNVGGATFKDVIQLIDFVRKKVKERYGVDLETEVEIWWSGKRL
- a CDS encoding peptidyl-prolyl cis-trans isomerase, translated to MRRWMKKWQGVIIWVIAIAFVAGMIWWSVSINLRGTPRNVNYTLDQSLAYITKDGTALTDPTYWLMPWEVNDYYSNLLSSYRINSLDPLFEEPRLKALIADVFLQQKVILYYAEKNNIKPSKKEVEQEVKSIINTIKNDQNQLDQIKRRYGSLSVYEKDYLEPQIRVQLTVKKVQEAVGAVSEDEIKQYFEENKEELQNQYDRVDLEAISFDSSSTVQEFLTKANEMDFDEAASSMGLTVQPFSNATRGIFPEEIDTALFSATPGSIVGPFYFLDQWYVFRVKTSSVLTDFNAFENSDAYSEVKTKLEQEKFQKWLEEFMKEENVSYAFNVQVLEYWWRYLKNEEGLYEKLSDLLFQEDRLVEEASDELKSLFVLLSDTKIQDLTQRIAEMTQYEEALKNSQKPDEDLVKKYGELSLEEVARKKQELENEKNTVENRKRTVVNYLYSNYPSSTYVLEYAYQMNPNDINIRYNYYSNLYNQIKPYLSMGSYDPNQVLRTMLGLYTVANATDASTDMRLDSYYMLYDMSLALKDPTSAKFYLDEMKNLDPSFIDYESAYNQVESLLKELETEESTPSTATGE
- the yvcK gene encoding YvcK family protein, which codes for MKVVAIGGGTGLSTLLKGLKHLSSFEITAVVSVTDEGGSSGKLRKELNVPPPGDVRNNIVALAEDEDLLAKLMNYRFMEGSLKGHSLGNLIIAALTKIEGSFSEAIRTLEKVLAIRGRVLPVSEDHARLVARFEDGEEITGETNIVKKNGKIAKVWLDRPIEALPGVTEAILEAEMIVFGPGSLYTSIITNVLVKGVKEAIKRSKARKVYICNLMTQPGETTGYRVSDHVRELERYLEEKLDFVVVNTKRPSPEVLERYRKEGSDFVEIDVENTQNTVIAEPLLTEIVDPLDGKKKVRHDFLRLAGVIERISRW
- the whiA gene encoding DNA-binding protein WhiA; amino-acid sequence: MVILLRRTFSEEIKEELVKIPFGSRDEARSELLGFIKARGDFDVKKRQLVFSLHSFAASRRLLNLMKYISVPVVEIVVEKSYNIRKRFIKIMTEYSESFMQIDPFSDVALFVSFLRGLFLGGGSMTDPKHHYHLEINLFEEDVLVFTKKALKFFFNVNSGVVDLPNTRKLYIKSIRDIMTFLEAIGVQEKLREIERIVTERRVISDVNRTVNFIEANAVRTAESTARQVKAIELIQRRMGLDKLPEDLRKVALARLMNKELSLRELGKRLNLTKSQLYSKLKRIIKIAERFGDVK
- the lysS gene encoding lysine--tRNA ligase, which encodes MLKEFKEQRIKEIQELRSMNIEPYPYRFEKEMTASEIKEKYDHLQAGEVQESEKLSFAGRVMSIRHHGKTAFFHLKDDTGRIQAYIRADAVGKDRMGLFKKHVKIGDFVGIRGFPFKSKTGELTIYVEDFTLLSKALRPLPEKWHGIKDKEIIYRQRYLELIMSDEAIERFKKRFEAMKVIREFLNSRGFVEVETPILHYVTGGAEARPFVTHLNVFDVDMYLRIAPELYLKRLIVGGFEKIYEIGKNFRNEGISYKHSPEFTSIEIYQAYADYNDMMNLTEELIVEVVKRTCGTLKITYQGKEIDFTPPWKRVRMRDFLKEKLGVDILEDSDEVLLKKLEEHGVEVEIKNRAHLIDKLRDIVEEELVNPTFIIDHPVDISPLAKRHRKDPRLTERFELIIFGREIANAFSELNDPIDQYQRFLEQMRMREEGDEEAHMMDLDFVRALEYGMPPTGGLGIGLDRLFMFITDSPTIRDVIPFPLVKPKKFEEEEAEFEGGVME
- a CDS encoding LTA synthase family protein; protein product: MNSYFLMVLFAVKLVLFYAVTLNSFSVSIVFSTAGWLLILFLIFKGGHRFLYIVLSLLLFVDYLYFQNFGNLPSIREITLIPQVGDLGGDIKYFIDVYSLFFVADLPFVWFLFKERGKSGSFLTLSLILTSFTFIAAIHTSQRLEPKFVFNRYGMFSYHLQDIIDLFSPEEKRENKAEEVPRMEVKENNLQKEFFGIGKGKNVIVVQMESLQNFVVGLTVNGQEITPNINAFLEDRDTIYFSRCYQQVGSGNTADAEFVVNTSLHTLGDAVVYEEYPVIGLPTLPKIMKSNGYYTIVFHGNVAWFWNREEVYRHIGFDEFASLEDFKQDEIFGMGLADVSFFKQAVQKLKNSPKPFYAFLITISSHTPFVIPEEHRKLNLPEKISDTVVGHYLQAIHYADEAFGVFLEELKRTGLYDNSVIVLYGDHAGLYPFNREVRVNMPKILGGEYTFEKALNVPFAIHVPGSGVHRIVKTTGGQIDFLPTILNVMGIEYRKGFFMGHDLLNTSRGFVALRYHVPDGSFIDDDRIFIISWDGRLDESLAIENGENRNYVEFLDGYVKAIQQIEASRYFILRNCKATSDLAEK
- the nrdR gene encoding transcriptional regulator NrdR, whose translation is MRCPFCGSMDTRVLDSRPTLDGAAIRRRRECVSCGRRFTTYERYEEAPVLVIKKDGRREKFDRNKIKNGMIKACEKRPVTYDQIEEAVNRICLKLREEGLFEVETKKIGELVMEELKKLDQVAYVRFASVYRDFREVDQFLEIVKELKREKEGEGK